A window of the Lactuca sativa cultivar Salinas chromosome 7, Lsat_Salinas_v11, whole genome shotgun sequence genome harbors these coding sequences:
- the LOC111907184 gene encoding BTB/POZ domain-containing protein At5g47800 isoform X1: protein MKFMRLGTRPDNFYTEEAIRTVVSDLPSDLTIRVNNITYLLHKLQFPLVPKCGLLQRLCSNRGDSSRLTLELHDIPGGEDAFELCAKFCYGITIDLSAHNFVSAICAAKFLQMTESIEKGNFVSKLEMFFHSCILEGWKDSIVTLQTTGKLPEWSENLGIIRKCMDSIVEKILTPPTKVRWSYTYTRDGYAKKKHHQSAPKDWWTEDIANLDIDLFRCVLNTVKLTNMLPPQLIGESLHVYASLWLTRSTPDPETSVESSSKKRLLETIISMIPEDRGSVSVGFLLKLLNLASILKASPVIKTQLIKQSSLQLEDATPSDLLLLSSGSSDDNNNNNRIHDIDLVKAVVESFIMRWRRKSYSRQDLIIKVGELIDSYLQIVARDVNMPVQKVLSLAKALPEFARPEHDNLYKAIDIYLQEHPQTSKEEKKQLCSIIDCQKLSPGVCAHVVKNERLPVRTVMQVLFFEQERSGSKATRRQDFQHSETQSKTQQYDRRKTNSEDHLKSLQLGSSDAIRSKTPDSTRQKSEPESKHKSRRTKVVGMGSQIVEEGSKLDSRKTGIQTSRSGDGDNKGRQR from the exons ATGAAGTTTATGCGACTTGGGACAAGGCCAGACAACTTTTATACAGAAGAAGCCATCCG GACTGTAGTTTCAGACTTACCAAGTGATCTAACCATACGTGTCAACAACATCACCTATCTTCTCCATAAG TTGCAGTTTCCACTTGTTCCAAAGTGTGGCCTCTTACAGAGACTTTGCTCTAATAGGGGGGATTCCAGCAGATTGACACTGGAGCTTCATGATATCCCTGGAGGTGAAGATGCTTTTGAGCTGTGCGCTAAGTTTTGCTATGGGATCACTATTGATCTCAGTGCCCATAACTTTGTGTCAGCAATATGCGCTGCTAAGTTCCTGCAGATGACAGAATCTATTGAGAAAGGAAACTTTGTCTCAAAGCTAGAGATGTTCTTCCATTCATGCATCCTTGAAGGGTGGAAAGATTCAATTGTGACACTGCAAACAACTGGAAAGCTGCCTGAATGGTCTGAAAATCTTGGGATTATCAGAAAATGCATGGATTCTATTGTCGAGAAAATACTCACTCCACCCACCAAGGTTAGATGGTCATACACTTACACGAGAGATGGATATGCAAAAAAGAAGCATCATCAATCGGCACCTAAAGATTGGTGGACAGAAGATATAGCAAATCTTGATATAGACCTATTCAGATGCGTACTTAATACGGTGAAATTAACTAACATGTTGCCACCACAACTTATTGGTGAATCTTTGCATGTTTATGCATCACTTTGGCTTACAAGGAGTACACCCGACCCTGAAACCTCAGTAGAATCTTCAAGCAAAAAAAGACTACTTGAGACTATCATCAGCATGATTCCAGAAGATAGAGGATCTGTTTCGGTTGGATTCCTGTTGAAACTTCTTAATTTAGCAAGTATTTTAAAGGCATCACCAGTGATCAAGACACAACTTATTAAGCAATCCAGTTTGCAATTAGAGGATGCGACACCAAGCGATCTGTTGTTACTTTCATCAGGATCTtctgatgataataataataataatcgcaTCCATGATATTGACTTGGTTAAAGCTGTTGTGGAAAGTTTTATAATGCGATGGAGACGAAAATCTTATTCTAGACAAGATTTGATTATAAAAGTTGGAGAACTTATCGACTCTTATCTTCAAATAGTTGCAAGGGATGTGAATATGCCAGTACAGAAAGTACTGTCGCTTGCAAAAGCTTTACCTGAATTTGCTCGCCCTGAGCATGACAATCTGTACAAAGCAATCGACATCTATCTACAG GAACATCCTCAAACGAGCAAGGAAGAGAAGAAGCAGCTCTGCAGTATTATAGACTGCCAAAAACTGTCCCCAGGAGTTTGTGCTCACGTTGTGAAGAACGAAAGGCTTCCAGTGAGAACGGTGATGCAAGTCCTCTTCTTTGAGCAAGAGAGAAGTGGAAGCAAGGCAACAAGGAGACAAGATTTTCAACATTCTGAAACACAATCCAAAACTCAACAATATGACAGACGAAAAACAAATTCTGAGGATCACCTAAAAAGTTTACAATTAGGCTCCAGTGATGCTATAAGAAGTAAGACTCCTGATAGCACAAGACAAAAATCTGAACCAGAATCGAAGCACAAGTCAAGGAGGACAAAGGTTGTGGGAATGGGATCCCAGATAGTAGAGGAAGGAAGTAAACTGGATTCAAGGAAGACAGGGATACAAACAAGTAGATCAGGTGATGGTGATAATAAAGGCAGACAGAGGTAG
- the LOC111912655 gene encoding acetyl-CoA acetyltransferase, cytosolic 1, giving the protein MAHTDQINPRDVCIVGVARTPMGDFLGSLSSLSATKLGSIAIECALKRANIDPQLVQEVFFGNVLSANLGQAPARQAALGAGIPNTVICTTINKVCSSGMKATMIAAQSIQVGANDIVVAGGMESMSNTPKYVAGSRKGSRLGHDVIIDGMVKDGLWDVYNDFGMGVCGELCAESFKITREDQDNYAVRSFNRGIAAQKKGAFKWEIVPVKVSLGRGKGTIVVDKDEGLTKFDETKLRNLRPSFKVEGGSVTAGNASSISDGAAALVLVSGKKALELGLKVIARIRGFADAAQAPELFPTAPALAIPKAISNAGLKPSQIDYYEINEAFSVVALANKKLLGIGDEQLNVHGGAVSLGHPLGCSGARILVTLLGVLSENNGKFGVAGICNGGGGASALVLELMPSSRMSHSRL; this is encoded by the exons ATGGCTCATACCGATCAAATTAACCCTCGAG ATGTTTGTATTGTGGGTGTTGCACGAACACCTATGGGGGACTTCCTTGGTTCTCTTTCATCTCTCTCCGCAACCAAGCTTGGATCCATAGCCATTGAAT GTGCTCTAAAAAGGGCTAACATTGATCCACAACTAGTCCAAGAAGTTTTCTTTGGAAATGTCCTGAGTGCAAATTTAGGTCAAGCTCCTGCAAGACAGGCTGCATTAGGTGCAGGCATACCAAATACAGTCATTTGTACAACTATTAATAAAGTATGTTCATCTGGGATGAAAG CAACAATGATCGCAGCACAAAGCATTCAAGTTGGTGCAAATGATATTGTAGTGGCTGGTGGCATGGAAAGCATGTCTAATACACCTAAATATGTAGCAGGATCAAG AAAGGGATCTCGACTAGGACATGATGTTATCATTGATGGCATGGTCAAAGATGGTCTTTGGGATGTTTACAATGACTTTGGAATGGGAGTTTGTGGTGAGTTATGTGCTGAAAGCTTCAAGATAACAAGAGAAGATCAAGATAATTATGCTGTTAGAAGTTTCAACCGAGGAATTGCTGCACAAAAGAAAGGCGCATTCAAATGGGAAATAGTTCCG GTGAAAGTTTCTTTGGGAAGAGGGAAAGGAACTATAGTTGTTGATAAAGATGAAGGCTTAACAAAG TTTGATGAAACAAAATTGAGGAATTTAAGACCAAGTTTCAAGGTTGAAGGTGGTTCAGTCACTGCAGGCAATGCTTCTAGTATAAG TGATGGAGCAGCTGCATTAGTGCTAGTGAGTGGAAAAAAGGCATTAGAACTTGGATTAAAAGTGATTGCTAGAATAAGAGGTTTTGCTGATGCTGCTCAAGCCCCTGAATTATTTCCAACTGCTCCCGCTCTTGCAATACCAAAAGCTATTTCAAATGCTGGATTAAAACCTTCACAAATCGATTACTATGAAATAAACGAAGCCTTTTCT GTTGTGGCTTTGGCTAACAAGAAGTTGTTAGGAATTGGTGATGAGCAACTTAATGTTCATGGTGGAGCTGTATCGTTAGGGCATCCATTAGGTTGTAGTGGAGCTCGGATTTTGGTTACCTTGCTAGGGGTATTATCGGAAAATAATGGAAAGTTTGGGGTTGCTGGTATTTGCAATGGGGGTGGAGGAGCATCTGCGCTTGTTCTTGAGCTCATGCCATCTTCAAGGATGAGTCACTCCAGATTGTGA
- the LOC111914422 gene encoding WEB family protein At1g12150, which translates to MFGFQARNRQNAAASPAPTSTDPSLPSTSSAAAAVGEIDTAAPFESVRAAVTLFVEASPKVDKPVIKKPRPNLEESVLGKEAQLHWIHKEIDKHKEYVKTAEATKEKALRDLDKANKTLQELTNKLEAASESKHASIQETETANIRAHELEQLKSTENQADDEARQETINNERNQYKVAANELIATKQELNNLKREFDSALEAKLAAVQRAAEAQHATQINRKKIKQLSKDVVDMSVTLERVKFASDKAEEDYANLMEGKETLLESKKNAKEDTDLKIQNLRKESEEDPGNIEKRLEETTGAINVLEEQLKEVRAADMELLSNANSELDDAKKRLDETKEEETSLRDLVESLKHEVEDVKRDIAVSREEEIKREQLQGELDKIELEVKDAITEKTKATNEVDELEIKIREMLLEAEKARKEEEEIKRQVENLWRDAQWSEVEVKEAESKLEVAEREVEEAKAAQELANDQIRKRSCTEELTDSKSDNMIMLSIQDFEALNKKSEEAIIEADTKVETIMAEVETIKENERGILEKLEKSKEEQKEIEEQISKAEKTAEVADAARQTVETELNKWREETKGS; encoded by the exons atgtttggttTTCAAGCAAGAAACCGCCAAAATGCGGCTGCTTCTCCAGCACCGACGTCCACCGATCCATCTTTGCCAAGCACATCATCAGCAGCAGCAGCGGTTGGAGAGATTGACACCGCTGCACCCTTTGAATCCGTTAGGGCCGCTGTCACCTTATTTGTTGAAGCATCCCCCAAAGTCGACAAACCTGTCATCAAGAAACCAAGACCTAATTTAGAGGAG AGTGTTTTAGGGAAGGAGGCACAGCTGCATTGGATCCACAAGGAGATCGACAAGCATAAAGAATACGTCAAAACTGCAGAAGCAACAAAAGAGAAAGCGCTTCGGGATCTGGACAAGGCTAATAAGACGTTGCAGGAGCTAACCAACAAACTAGAAGCAGCAAGCGAATCCAAACATGCATCAATTCAGGAGACCGAAACTGCAAACATCCGAGCCCATGAACTTGAACAACTAAAATCCACTGAAAACCAAGCAGATGACGAAGCTAGGCAAGAAACAATCAACAACGAAAGAAACCAGTATAAAGTCGCTGCAAATGAACTTATTGCCACCAAGCAAGAACTTAACAACCTTAAACGGGAATTTGATAGTGCATTAGAAGCAAAATTGGCTGCCGTTCAACGAGCTGCTGAAGCTCAACATGCTACACAAATCAACCGAAAGAAAATAAAACAGCTCTCAAAGGATGTTGTTGACATGAGTGTAACACTTGAACGCGTCAAATTTGCTTCTGATAAAGCCGAGGAAGACTACGCAAATCTTATGGAAGGAAAGGAAACGCTCTTGGAGTCCAAGAAGAACGCAAAGGAAGACACTGATTTAAAGATTCAAAACCTAAGAAAAGAATCCGAGGAGGATCCGGGGAATATAGAAAAAAGACTCGAAGAAACAACTGGAGCCATTAACGTATTAGAGGAGCAACTGAAGGAGGTACGTGCTGCAGATATGGAGCTTCTTAGTAATGCAAATTCAGAACTTGATGATGCAAAAAAGAGACTTGATGAAACGAAGGAAGAAGAGACATCTCTTAGAGATTTGGTGGAGTCATTGAAACACGAAGTTGAGGATGTGAAGAGGGATATTGCTGTGTCACGGGAAGAAGAGATAAAAAGAGAGCAATTGCAAGGTGAATTAGACAAAATCGAACTTGAAGTCAAAGACGCCATAACAGAGAAAACCAAAGCAACAAACGAGGTAGACGAATTGGAAATCAAAATACGTGAAATGTTGTTGGAAGCTGAAAAGGCGAGAAAGGAAGAAGAGGAAATTAAGAGACAAGTGGAAAACCTTTGGAGGGATGCTCAATGGTCGGAGGTGGAGGTAAAAGAAGCTGAATCGAAGCTGGAAGTTGCAGAAAGAGAGGTTGAAGAAGCAAAAGCAGCACAAGAGCTTGCGAATGATCAAATACGCAAAAGGTCTTGTACGGAAGAGTTAACTGATTCCAAGTCTGATAACATGATCATGTTATCGATTCAGGATTTTGAAGCTTTGAATAAAAAATCTGAGGAAGCAATAATTGAGGCTGATACAAAAGTGGAAACTATTATGGCTGAGGTGGAAACAATCAAAGAAAATGAGAGAGGAATCCTTGAAAAGCTGGAGAAAAGCAAGGAAGAACAAAAGGAAATCGAAGAACAAATTAGTAAAGCTGAGAAAACAGCTGAGGTGGCTGATGCAGCAAGGCAGACAGTCGAAACTGAGCTCAACAAGTGGAGAGAAGAAACCAAAGGATCATAA
- the LOC111909167 gene encoding protein phosphatase 1 regulatory inhibitor subunit PPP1R8 homolog yields the protein MYGRTGLERFKKAQTLQPFSVANSTHKPTTQLHSHSDIHNHQTQNQNHQQVSQKSANNDAEQIATTPQHVTQVGGGQSTWQPPDWAIEPRSGVYYLDVLKDGEVLDRINLDKRRHIFGRQLHTCDFVLDHQSVSRQHAAVVPHKNGSVYVIDLGSAHGTFVANERLTKESPVELEVGQSLRFAASTRVYILKKDNKALFPPPLPTEVSLPPPPNPSDEEAVLAYNTFVNRYNLSKSEVVSTSVSRETERERPVKRTKRAKVSFRDQVGGELVEVVGVSDGVDVETEPGPMGVKEGSSLVGKYESLVQTTIIPKGKESLSIKEVSVNVSSKGVTDKLQEVLNKVKAPPKGGIYDDLYGESLSSKVGSSWAYSSGIKDDENKAPAPGAVTVKGNIGNDDSDDDLFG from the coding sequence ATGTATGGCAGAACAGGTCTTGAACGTTTCAAAAAGGCACAAACTTTACAACCCTTTTCTGTAGCAAATTCAACACATAAACCAACTACACAATTACATTCCCATTCTGATATTCACAATCACCAAACCCAGAACCAAAATCACCAACAAGTTTCTCAAAAATCTGCAAACAATGATGCAGAGCAGATTGCCACCACTCCACAGCACGTAACACAAGTTGGAGGTGGACAATCCACTTGGCAACCTCCCGATTGGGCTATTGAACCTCGCTCTGGTGTTTACTACCTTGATGTTTTAAAAGATGGTGAAGTTCTTGACAGGATAAATCTTGATAAAAGAAGACACATTTTTGGGAGACAGCTTCACACATGTGATTTTGTTCTTGATCATCAATCAGTCTCCCGCCAACATGCTGCTGTTGTCCCTCATAAAAATGGAAGTGTGTATGTAATTGATCTAGGATCTGCACATGGCACATTTGTTGCAAATGaacgattgacaaaagaatctCCTGTTGAACTCGAGGTGGGACAATCTTTACGCTTTGCTGCTTCAACTAGGGTTTATATCTTGAAAAAAGACAATAAAGCTCTTTTCCCTCCTCCATTACCTACAGAAGTTAGCCTCCCCCCACCCCCTAATCCTTCAGATGAAGAAGCTGTATTAGCTTACAACACATTTGTAAACCGTTACAATCTGTCTAAATCTGAAGTAGTATCTACATCTGTCAGTCGAGAAACAGAAAGAGAAAGACCTGTCAAGAGAACCAAAAGGGCAAAAGTGTCATTTAGAGATCAAGTTGGGGGTGAGCTTGTTGAAGTTGTGGGTGTGTCTGATGGTGTAGATGTGGAAACAGAGCCAGGTCCAATGGGTGTTAAAGAAGGTAGTAGTCTTGTTGGGAAGTATGAATCACTTGTACAAACAACAATAATACCTAAAGGGAAGGAATCTTTATCCATAAAAGAAGTTAGTGTTAATGTTTCCTCAAAAGGTGTTACTGATAAATTACAAGAAGTGTTGAATAAAGTTAAAGCTCCTCCAAAAGGTGGGATTTATGATGATCTTTATGGAGAATCACTCTCTAGCAAAGTGGGTTCTTCCTGGGCATATTCTTCTGGAATTAAAGATGATGAAAATAAGGCTCCTGCTCCTGGTGCTGTAACTGTAAAGGGTAATATTGGAAAtgatgatagtgatgatgatCTGTTCGGGTAG
- the LOC111907184 gene encoding BTB/POZ domain-containing protein At5g47800 isoform X2, with amino-acid sequence MKFMRLGTRPDNFYTEEAIRTVVSDLPSDLTIRVNNITYLLHKFPLVPKCGLLQRLCSNRGDSSRLTLELHDIPGGEDAFELCAKFCYGITIDLSAHNFVSAICAAKFLQMTESIEKGNFVSKLEMFFHSCILEGWKDSIVTLQTTGKLPEWSENLGIIRKCMDSIVEKILTPPTKVRWSYTYTRDGYAKKKHHQSAPKDWWTEDIANLDIDLFRCVLNTVKLTNMLPPQLIGESLHVYASLWLTRSTPDPETSVESSSKKRLLETIISMIPEDRGSVSVGFLLKLLNLASILKASPVIKTQLIKQSSLQLEDATPSDLLLLSSGSSDDNNNNNRIHDIDLVKAVVESFIMRWRRKSYSRQDLIIKVGELIDSYLQIVARDVNMPVQKVLSLAKALPEFARPEHDNLYKAIDIYLQEHPQTSKEEKKQLCSIIDCQKLSPGVCAHVVKNERLPVRTVMQVLFFEQERSGSKATRRQDFQHSETQSKTQQYDRRKTNSEDHLKSLQLGSSDAIRSKTPDSTRQKSEPESKHKSRRTKVVGMGSQIVEEGSKLDSRKTGIQTSRSGDGDNKGRQR; translated from the exons ATGAAGTTTATGCGACTTGGGACAAGGCCAGACAACTTTTATACAGAAGAAGCCATCCG GACTGTAGTTTCAGACTTACCAAGTGATCTAACCATACGTGTCAACAACATCACCTATCTTCTCCATAAG TTTCCACTTGTTCCAAAGTGTGGCCTCTTACAGAGACTTTGCTCTAATAGGGGGGATTCCAGCAGATTGACACTGGAGCTTCATGATATCCCTGGAGGTGAAGATGCTTTTGAGCTGTGCGCTAAGTTTTGCTATGGGATCACTATTGATCTCAGTGCCCATAACTTTGTGTCAGCAATATGCGCTGCTAAGTTCCTGCAGATGACAGAATCTATTGAGAAAGGAAACTTTGTCTCAAAGCTAGAGATGTTCTTCCATTCATGCATCCTTGAAGGGTGGAAAGATTCAATTGTGACACTGCAAACAACTGGAAAGCTGCCTGAATGGTCTGAAAATCTTGGGATTATCAGAAAATGCATGGATTCTATTGTCGAGAAAATACTCACTCCACCCACCAAGGTTAGATGGTCATACACTTACACGAGAGATGGATATGCAAAAAAGAAGCATCATCAATCGGCACCTAAAGATTGGTGGACAGAAGATATAGCAAATCTTGATATAGACCTATTCAGATGCGTACTTAATACGGTGAAATTAACTAACATGTTGCCACCACAACTTATTGGTGAATCTTTGCATGTTTATGCATCACTTTGGCTTACAAGGAGTACACCCGACCCTGAAACCTCAGTAGAATCTTCAAGCAAAAAAAGACTACTTGAGACTATCATCAGCATGATTCCAGAAGATAGAGGATCTGTTTCGGTTGGATTCCTGTTGAAACTTCTTAATTTAGCAAGTATTTTAAAGGCATCACCAGTGATCAAGACACAACTTATTAAGCAATCCAGTTTGCAATTAGAGGATGCGACACCAAGCGATCTGTTGTTACTTTCATCAGGATCTtctgatgataataataataataatcgcaTCCATGATATTGACTTGGTTAAAGCTGTTGTGGAAAGTTTTATAATGCGATGGAGACGAAAATCTTATTCTAGACAAGATTTGATTATAAAAGTTGGAGAACTTATCGACTCTTATCTTCAAATAGTTGCAAGGGATGTGAATATGCCAGTACAGAAAGTACTGTCGCTTGCAAAAGCTTTACCTGAATTTGCTCGCCCTGAGCATGACAATCTGTACAAAGCAATCGACATCTATCTACAG GAACATCCTCAAACGAGCAAGGAAGAGAAGAAGCAGCTCTGCAGTATTATAGACTGCCAAAAACTGTCCCCAGGAGTTTGTGCTCACGTTGTGAAGAACGAAAGGCTTCCAGTGAGAACGGTGATGCAAGTCCTCTTCTTTGAGCAAGAGAGAAGTGGAAGCAAGGCAACAAGGAGACAAGATTTTCAACATTCTGAAACACAATCCAAAACTCAACAATATGACAGACGAAAAACAAATTCTGAGGATCACCTAAAAAGTTTACAATTAGGCTCCAGTGATGCTATAAGAAGTAAGACTCCTGATAGCACAAGACAAAAATCTGAACCAGAATCGAAGCACAAGTCAAGGAGGACAAAGGTTGTGGGAATGGGATCCCAGATAGTAGAGGAAGGAAGTAAACTGGATTCAAGGAAGACAGGGATACAAACAAGTAGATCAGGTGATGGTGATAATAAAGGCAGACAGAGGTAG
- the LOC111907184 gene encoding BTB/POZ domain-containing protein At5g47800 isoform X3 → MTESIEKGNFVSKLEMFFHSCILEGWKDSIVTLQTTGKLPEWSENLGIIRKCMDSIVEKILTPPTKVRWSYTYTRDGYAKKKHHQSAPKDWWTEDIANLDIDLFRCVLNTVKLTNMLPPQLIGESLHVYASLWLTRSTPDPETSVESSSKKRLLETIISMIPEDRGSVSVGFLLKLLNLASILKASPVIKTQLIKQSSLQLEDATPSDLLLLSSGSSDDNNNNNRIHDIDLVKAVVESFIMRWRRKSYSRQDLIIKVGELIDSYLQIVARDVNMPVQKVLSLAKALPEFARPEHDNLYKAIDIYLQEHPQTSKEEKKQLCSIIDCQKLSPGVCAHVVKNERLPVRTVMQVLFFEQERSGSKATRRQDFQHSETQSKTQQYDRRKTNSEDHLKSLQLGSSDAIRSKTPDSTRQKSEPESKHKSRRTKVVGMGSQIVEEGSKLDSRKTGIQTSRSGDGDNKGRQR, encoded by the exons ATGACAGAATCTATTGAGAAAGGAAACTTTGTCTCAAAGCTAGAGATGTTCTTCCATTCATGCATCCTTGAAGGGTGGAAAGATTCAATTGTGACACTGCAAACAACTGGAAAGCTGCCTGAATGGTCTGAAAATCTTGGGATTATCAGAAAATGCATGGATTCTATTGTCGAGAAAATACTCACTCCACCCACCAAGGTTAGATGGTCATACACTTACACGAGAGATGGATATGCAAAAAAGAAGCATCATCAATCGGCACCTAAAGATTGGTGGACAGAAGATATAGCAAATCTTGATATAGACCTATTCAGATGCGTACTTAATACGGTGAAATTAACTAACATGTTGCCACCACAACTTATTGGTGAATCTTTGCATGTTTATGCATCACTTTGGCTTACAAGGAGTACACCCGACCCTGAAACCTCAGTAGAATCTTCAAGCAAAAAAAGACTACTTGAGACTATCATCAGCATGATTCCAGAAGATAGAGGATCTGTTTCGGTTGGATTCCTGTTGAAACTTCTTAATTTAGCAAGTATTTTAAAGGCATCACCAGTGATCAAGACACAACTTATTAAGCAATCCAGTTTGCAATTAGAGGATGCGACACCAAGCGATCTGTTGTTACTTTCATCAGGATCTtctgatgataataataataataatcgcaTCCATGATATTGACTTGGTTAAAGCTGTTGTGGAAAGTTTTATAATGCGATGGAGACGAAAATCTTATTCTAGACAAGATTTGATTATAAAAGTTGGAGAACTTATCGACTCTTATCTTCAAATAGTTGCAAGGGATGTGAATATGCCAGTACAGAAAGTACTGTCGCTTGCAAAAGCTTTACCTGAATTTGCTCGCCCTGAGCATGACAATCTGTACAAAGCAATCGACATCTATCTACAG GAACATCCTCAAACGAGCAAGGAAGAGAAGAAGCAGCTCTGCAGTATTATAGACTGCCAAAAACTGTCCCCAGGAGTTTGTGCTCACGTTGTGAAGAACGAAAGGCTTCCAGTGAGAACGGTGATGCAAGTCCTCTTCTTTGAGCAAGAGAGAAGTGGAAGCAAGGCAACAAGGAGACAAGATTTTCAACATTCTGAAACACAATCCAAAACTCAACAATATGACAGACGAAAAACAAATTCTGAGGATCACCTAAAAAGTTTACAATTAGGCTCCAGTGATGCTATAAGAAGTAAGACTCCTGATAGCACAAGACAAAAATCTGAACCAGAATCGAAGCACAAGTCAAGGAGGACAAAGGTTGTGGGAATGGGATCCCAGATAGTAGAGGAAGGAAGTAAACTGGATTCAAGGAAGACAGGGATACAAACAAGTAGATCAGGTGATGGTGATAATAAAGGCAGACAGAGGTAG